From the genome of Anaerolineae bacterium:
TTCTGCGCGAATTCTCGAACATCCCGGTGATCATGCTGACAGCCAAAGGCGAGGAAGATGATCGGGTATATGGTCTTGAACTCGGCGCGGACGATTACATTGCCAAGCCTTTTAGCCCCAGGGAGCTTTCCAGCCGTGTTCGGGCTGTCCTGCGCCGCGTTGAAACGCCTGCCAGTTCGCCTGAGAAAGCGGTCCTCAAGATCGATGATCGGCTGAGCATTGATTTCAATACGCGAGAGGTGATTGTTGCTGGCCAGCGTATTAAGCTCAGACCAACAGAATACCGCCTGCTTTATCACCTGGTGGAAAACGCCGGTTGGACAGTCACCCATGAGCAGCTTCTGGCTAAAGTCTGGGGCTACGAATACCGCGACGAAGCACACTATGT
Proteins encoded in this window:
- a CDS encoding response regulator transcription factor; this translates as MTAKPPRPAPRDAKRILVVDDEARMIGFIRMNLELEGFQVLEASNGLEALEIIRTSLPDLVILDVMMPELDGFETLRILREFSNIPVIMLTAKGEEDDRVYGLELGADDYIAKPFSPRELSSRVRAVLRRVETPASSPEKAVLKIDDRLSIDFNTREVIVAGQRIKLRPTEYRLLYHLVENAGWTVTHEQLLAKVWGYEYRDEAHYVRLYVNYLREKIEEDPSNPKYILTERGVGYRFVDFRSGRDEAASPGKDAD